In Maridesulfovibrio sp., a single genomic region encodes these proteins:
- a CDS encoding 2-oxoacid:acceptor oxidoreductase subunit alpha, with amino-acid sequence MARPKKVKNKEIFALGNEAVVEGALLAGCTFYSGYPITPSSEIMEIMAQRLPFIPNGTFIQMEDEIGGLGAVIGGSLAGRKAMTATSGPGFSLMQEHLGYACITETPLVIVNVMRGGPSTGLPTSPAQGDVQQARWGTHGDHSIIVLSASNVQECLDMTIEAFNLAEKYRSPVILLIDEITAHTREKIIIPNDDEYEVFNRIVPTMPPEWYKPYEETVRGVPPMPAIGSGYRFHVTGLTHDVNGFPTSRPDEVRDLNERLFRKIDQFLHDVQIVDEVETDDCDVCVIAYGTVARSAELAVRQARELGVRAGLLKLSTLFPYPRKATEKIMARAKTIVVPEMNMGQISREVKRVNNGQVSVRTINKVDGQIITPAEILKVLTRV; translated from the coding sequence ATGGCCAGACCAAAGAAAGTAAAAAACAAGGAAATTTTTGCACTGGGCAACGAGGCCGTTGTTGAAGGTGCGCTTTTGGCCGGATGTACTTTTTATTCCGGCTATCCGATTACCCCTTCTTCGGAAATTATGGAAATCATGGCTCAACGGCTACCCTTTATTCCCAACGGAACTTTTATCCAGATGGAGGATGAAATAGGTGGGTTGGGAGCTGTTATCGGCGGTTCTCTCGCCGGCAGAAAGGCCATGACCGCCACATCCGGGCCTGGATTTTCGCTGATGCAGGAGCACCTCGGGTACGCATGTATTACCGAAACTCCGCTGGTAATCGTCAACGTTATGCGCGGAGGACCGAGTACCGGACTGCCCACATCTCCTGCACAGGGCGACGTGCAGCAGGCACGGTGGGGAACCCACGGGGATCATTCCATAATAGTCCTTTCCGCATCGAATGTTCAAGAATGTCTGGATATGACCATCGAGGCGTTCAACCTTGCGGAAAAGTATCGCAGCCCGGTTATCCTGCTTATTGACGAGATTACCGCCCACACCCGTGAGAAGATCATCATCCCCAATGATGATGAATACGAGGTCTTCAACCGTATTGTTCCCACCATGCCGCCGGAATGGTACAAGCCGTACGAAGAAACAGTTCGCGGTGTACCGCCCATGCCTGCCATCGGTTCGGGATACCGTTTTCACGTTACCGGGCTCACCCATGACGTGAACGGCTTTCCCACTTCCAGACCGGACGAGGTGCGCGATCTTAACGAACGTCTGTTCCGCAAGATTGATCAGTTTCTGCACGATGTGCAGATTGTGGACGAAGTTGAAACAGATGATTGCGATGTCTGCGTTATCGCGTACGGAACAGTGGCCCGTTCGGCCGAGCTTGCCGTGAGACAGGCCAGGGAACTCGGCGTCAGGGCCGGGTTGCTGAAACTGTCCACCCTGTTCCCGTATCCGCGCAAGGCCACGGAAAAGATTATGGCCAGAGCCAAAACCATTGTTGTGCCGGAAATGAACATGGGGCAGATCTCCAGAGAGGTCAAAAGGGTCAACAACGGTCAGGTGAGCGTTCGGACCATCAACAAGGTTGACGGGCAGATAATCACTCCTGCTGAAATCCTCAAAGTCTTAACACGGGTGTAG
- a CDS encoding 2-oxoacid:ferredoxin oxidoreductase subunit beta has protein sequence MADMKGTQLIHEYLRHNKKFPHVFCAGCGHGIVLGSLIRSIHGLGLSKDEVCVVAGIGCSGRLAAYVDFNTVHTTHGRALTFATGIKMARPNMHVIVVMGDGDSMAIGGNHLIHAARRNIGVTALILNNNIYGMTGGQCSPTTPGGAFSMTTPMGQMEQSFDCVELMKAAKANYVARGSVFHVQKLDKLIMEGISNPGFGVVEILTPCHTQYGRKNKFKSPVEMFQMLKKTVIPIERYESLSEEEKAKFVPSGVFVQKDTPALEEKYYEMAAHCQGGA, from the coding sequence ATGGCTGATATGAAAGGAACACAACTCATTCATGAATATCTGCGGCATAACAAAAAGTTTCCGCATGTTTTCTGCGCCGGTTGCGGACACGGCATTGTTCTCGGTTCACTGATCCGCTCCATCCACGGTCTGGGGCTTTCCAAGGACGAGGTCTGCGTGGTGGCAGGCATCGGCTGCTCCGGCAGATTGGCCGCCTATGTGGATTTCAATACCGTGCATACAACTCACGGGCGCGCACTGACCTTTGCCACCGGCATCAAGATGGCCAGGCCCAACATGCATGTCATTGTTGTCATGGGGGATGGAGACTCCATGGCCATCGGCGGCAACCATCTGATCCATGCAGCCCGCAGAAACATCGGCGTTACAGCCCTTATTCTGAACAACAACATTTACGGCATGACCGGCGGGCAGTGTTCGCCTACCACCCCGGGCGGGGCTTTTTCCATGACTACCCCGATGGGGCAGATGGAGCAGAGTTTCGACTGTGTTGAACTCATGAAAGCTGCCAAGGCCAATTATGTTGCCCGCGGATCGGTATTCCATGTTCAGAAACTGGACAAGCTGATCATGGAAGGTATCAGCAATCCCGGTTTCGGTGTGGTGGAAATTCTGACTCCCTGTCATACTCAGTACGGGCGCAAGAACAAATTCAAGAGTCCTGTGGAAATGTTTCAGATGCTCAAGAAAACAGTAATTCCCATTGAACGTTACGAATCACTGAGTGAGGAGGAAAAGGCCAAGTTTGTGCCCTCCGGAGTATTTGTACAGAAGGATACGCCGGCCCTTGAAGAGAAATATTATGAAATGGCCGCACACTGCCAGGGAGGTGCATAA
- a CDS encoding 4Fe-4S dicluster domain-containing protein → MSVKRKGKSTVTIFPDWCKGCGICVAFCPGKVMELSDQGKAEVVREEECINCGFCELHCPDFAIMVSPKVDDEIPAVCRAVFEKTVRKAESEAESGAAETKSSGSEKG, encoded by the coding sequence ATGAGTGTTAAACGCAAGGGAAAAAGCACGGTTACGATTTTTCCGGATTGGTGCAAGGGCTGCGGCATATGCGTTGCCTTCTGTCCGGGTAAGGTCATGGAATTGAGCGACCAGGGCAAGGCCGAGGTGGTCAGAGAGGAGGAGTGCATAAACTGCGGCTTCTGTGAACTGCACTGTCCGGACTTCGCCATAATGGTCAGCCCCAAGGTTGATGACGAAATTCCCGCAGTGTGCAGGGCTGTTTTTGAAAAAACAGTCCGTAAGGCCGAGTCCGAAGCGGAAAGCGGCGCTGCGGAAACCAAGAGTTCCGGCTCGGAAAAGGGATAA